The Acidobacteriota bacterium genome includes a region encoding these proteins:
- a CDS encoding acetylxylan esterase: MAQISRRRFSATLWAASLFFSSAREMLSGTQAGDGWAAHRQAILSRMELAMGPFSEKKAKPSLDMRILERTDTPAISRWKISYVSEEGDHTPGYLLKPKSLKGRAPGILCLHPTTSLGAAEPAGLGGNPDYHYAQELAERGYVTLAPNYPDLPFSTGFGGYKFDSYRHGYRSQTMKGVWNHARAVDLLQSMPEVDPRRIGCIGHSLGGHNTLFVGAFDTRIQVLVSSCGFTSFRDYYGGELSGWSQERYMPLIAVEYHNNPAEMPFDFSDVLTALAPRPLFINAPLYDANFSIAGVRDIIKIVRPLYSKRFNSGDRLMVRHPGAAHSFPTAVRNEAYQFIDKWLRGGPQGV, translated from the coding sequence ATGGCCCAAATTAGTCGGCGCCGGTTTTCAGCCACTTTATGGGCAGCATCTTTATTTTTCAGCAGCGCCCGAGAAATGCTTTCGGGTACCCAAGCAGGAGACGGCTGGGCAGCACACCGGCAGGCAATCCTCTCCAGGATGGAACTCGCCATGGGTCCATTCTCCGAAAAGAAGGCCAAGCCTTCGTTGGACATGAGGATCCTTGAGCGCACGGATACTCCGGCGATTTCGCGGTGGAAGATTTCATATGTCAGCGAGGAGGGAGACCACACTCCGGGATATCTCTTGAAGCCGAAAAGCCTGAAAGGCCGTGCTCCAGGTATTCTGTGTCTCCACCCAACCACGTCTCTTGGTGCAGCGGAACCCGCAGGCTTGGGAGGTAATCCTGATTATCACTATGCGCAGGAACTTGCCGAACGCGGTTATGTAACGCTGGCCCCGAACTATCCTGACCTTCCCTTTTCGACCGGGTTCGGAGGGTACAAGTTTGATTCTTACCGACATGGATATCGAAGCCAGACGATGAAGGGCGTCTGGAACCATGCAAGGGCGGTGGATTTACTTCAGTCGATGCCTGAGGTCGATCCGCGGCGGATTGGCTGTATCGGCCATTCCCTCGGCGGCCACAATACGCTGTTCGTTGGGGCCTTCGACACCCGCATCCAGGTGCTGGTTTCCAGTTGCGGCTTCACCAGCTTTCGAGATTACTACGGCGGCGAACTATCCGGCTGGAGCCAGGAACGTTACATGCCGCTGATTGCGGTTGAGTACCACAACAACCCGGCCGAAATGCCCTTCGACTTTTCGGACGTACTAACCGCGCTCGCTCCCCGCCCATTGTTTATTAATGCGCCTCTTTACGATGCAAACTTCAGCATTGCCGGCGTAAGAGACATCATAAAAATTGTGAGGCCTCTTTACTCAAAGAGGTTCAATTCCGGCGACCGGCTGATGGTGCGGCACCCTGGCGCAGCCCATTCCTTTCCAACAGCGGTTCGCAATGAGGCCTATCAATTTATAGATAAGTGGCTGCGAGGCGGGCCGCAAGGCGTCTAA
- a CDS encoding DegT/DnrJ/EryC1/StrS family aminotransferase — protein MKSNLTRRDFLGSAVGVAAGLATSGRAYPMASAKSAGGAGLAILGGSPVRTKPFPSWPVIEQNDEKGWMQVLMTGKWNRLDGHFTQQFETTWARILGAKYCLATASGTTALLTSANALGIGPGDEVIVPPYTFVATVNIVLLQHALPVFVDTDPETFQMDARKIEAAITKRTRCIIPVHLGGSAADMDAILDVARKHDLFVIEDACQAHLAEWRHKKVSTMGNLGCFSFQASKNLNSGEGGAILTNDQSLYEYCLSFHNQGRGRYNSGFGYVRNGGNFRMTEFQGALLLQQLTRLEAQSRTRTENAEYLTKQLKEIPGISPARMYDGCTRNAYHLYMFHYDSAHFAGLPRSRFLKALEAEGVPASGGYTPLNKEPFLKEAIGSRAFKAIYTQKELAEYEERNHCPENDKLCERAVWFTQTMFLGPRSDMYQIAEAIRKIHKQAAELVRSQV, from the coding sequence ATGAAAAGCAATCTTACACGGCGTGATTTTCTGGGGAGCGCGGTTGGCGTCGCTGCGGGGCTGGCAACATCGGGACGGGCCTATCCAATGGCGTCCGCGAAGTCAGCCGGAGGAGCTGGGCTGGCAATCCTGGGCGGGAGCCCGGTCCGAACAAAGCCGTTTCCATCATGGCCCGTGATCGAACAGAACGACGAAAAAGGCTGGATGCAGGTGCTGATGACCGGCAAATGGAACCGGCTGGACGGTCACTTTACGCAGCAGTTTGAAACCACCTGGGCACGAATCCTGGGTGCAAAATACTGCCTTGCCACCGCCAGCGGGACCACGGCATTGCTGACTTCGGCAAACGCGCTAGGGATTGGTCCCGGTGATGAAGTAATTGTGCCGCCCTACACGTTTGTGGCAACGGTAAATATCGTCCTGCTGCAGCATGCCCTGCCGGTTTTTGTCGATACGGACCCGGAAACCTTCCAGATGGACGCGCGCAAGATCGAGGCGGCGATCACCAAACGGACGCGGTGCATTATTCCCGTGCACCTGGGCGGGTCGGCCGCCGACATGGACGCCATCCTCGACGTGGCCAGAAAGCATGACCTGTTTGTCATCGAAGACGCCTGCCAGGCGCACTTGGCGGAGTGGCGGCACAAGAAGGTGAGCACGATGGGGAACCTGGGCTGCTTCAGCTTCCAGGCCTCAAAGAATTTGAATTCGGGCGAAGGCGGGGCCATCCTTACCAATGATCAAAGCCTCTATGAGTATTGCCTGAGTTTCCATAATCAAGGCAGAGGAAGATACAACTCCGGTTTCGGTTACGTCCGTAATGGAGGGAATTTTCGCATGACGGAATTCCAGGGCGCTCTCCTGCTGCAGCAATTGACCCGCCTGGAAGCTCAAAGCCGGACCCGGACCGAGAACGCCGAATACCTCACGAAGCAATTGAAGGAGATTCCGGGAATTTCACCGGCCCGCATGTATGACGGTTGCACTCGGAATGCCTATCACCTTTACATGTTCCATTACGACAGCGCGCATTTTGCCGGGTTGCCACGCTCGCGGTTCCTGAAGGCGCTCGAGGCCGAAGGCGTTCCTGCTTCAGGCGGATATACGCCACTGAACAAGGAGCCTTTCCTGAAAGAAGCTATCGGCTCGCGCGCATTCAAAGCCATCTATACCCAGAAGGAACTTGCCGAATACGAAGAACGGAACCACTGCCCTGAAAATGACAAGCTCTGCGAGAGGGCGGTCTGGTTTACGCAGACCATGTTCCTGGGCCCCAGAAGCGATATGTACCAGATCGCTGAGGCAATCAGAAAAATCCACAAGCAGGCGGCCGAACTGGTACGCTCGCAGGTCTAA